The following DNA comes from Novosphingobium sp. PP1Y.
TACGGCCTCTTTCGATCCGCGCCCATGTCAGCCAGACGCTTCGCTTGGCAGGCTTGCCGCAACGGTGCTTGCCGAACTTTCTTCCCCCGGCGTTCCGCCGTTCCTCGCGAGACAAGAAAGCCCGGCCACACCGTCCTTCGCTAACGCTGCGGGCTGACGCTGCGGCGCCTGCCACTGGCTGACCCTTATCCGCGCATCGAGGCCGCACTGGCGCGGTCCCGTCCAACGGAAAGGAAATACCCATGGCAAAGATCGGCAACTTCAAGATGGTTTCGGGCGAACTCCGGGGCCAGATCGTCACTCTCGCCCTTCAGGCCAAATCAGTCAGGATCGTCGCGGAAGAAAACACCAGCGGCAATGCCCCCACTCACCGGGTCCTCATCGGCGAAGTCGAAATCGGCGCAGCCTGGAAAAAGCACACCCAGGACGACCGTCCGTACCTTTCGGTGAAGCTCGACGACCCCAGCTTCATGGCACCCATTTTCGCCCAGCTGTTCGAAGCCGAGGACGGCAGTCACGATCTGGTCTGGAACCGCCCGAGCCGCCGCAACGACCATTGAATCGGCCAAGTCATCGCCCGGGTCACACCGGGCGATGACGAATCCCTAGTATATTGGGTGGCAGTATATTAGGGTTACGCCGACCCACGAAGCATGAGGCTTCGGGAGATTTTTGGGACGAATTTAAGGCGATTGCGACACGCCAGTGGGCTTTCGCAGGAGGAATTGGCGCATCGTGCCGGAATCAACCGAAACTATGTCGGCCTTCTCGAACGCGCAGCCAATTCGCCGACGCTCGACACAATTGAGCGACTCGCAGAAGAACTTGCCGTCGATCCCGTGCGATTTTTCGAAAAACCTGGCGGTCGTTGAACGCAAACCCACCGCCATTCACCGAATCTCAGCAGCAATTTTACAATTTCTGAACTACAACAGGCAGATCATTGCCTCTGGGAATGTTTTGTCCCGGCAATCTGGGCTCGGCATTATCCCGTGCTGGGGATAGCGCACTGCCCGATTGGGGATAAGTTCACCCTGCTTCTCTGCGCGCGTTGCAGGGGCGCAGTCGCTAAACAGGTTTTGCTACAAGGAGAGACCCATGTCGGCTCCTGAGTTTGCCGATGAACCACCGCAGTCAGACCGATTGAGCGCTTATGATGAGCGCCACCTTGTCACGTATCTTCGCCTGCTGGATGCCGAAAAGGACGAGGCATCATGGGAAGAGGTGGTTTCGATCATCTTCGCCATCGATCCTGCCAGTGAGCCGGATCGCGCGCGAAGGGTCTATGATACTCATCTCGCCCGCGCCAAGTGGATGACGCAACACGGCTACAAGCACCTGATGGTCCCGCGAACCCAATGAAACTGGGCATTTAGCACCAATCTGGCGCAATCGATTGTGCCTTGCCGCGGGGGAGCCCGGAACTGACTCGAGCACTTCTCTCGTCACGGCTCCGACGTGATCGTTCGACTCCAAAAAAACCTCATAGGAGAGGTGCGATGGAGAAGCCGCCCGACTGGCGTTCGGAGAATTACGCCAAAGCGTATGAAAACTATGACCGCACGGATTTCGCGCAGGAATTCCTGCGCCGCAATCCTGAATACCGCGACCAATATGCTGAAGCCGTTGACGATGCGCCACTCGCGCTGAGTCGTCTGGCTCGGCACTGGGGGTTGGTCTTTCGCTGCGGACCCTGATCTTCCAGCCCACCATCTCCCGATTGTCTGGCACCCATCTACAGCGGCCAGCGTCATCCTTCTGCGCCCGGCACCATTCCCTTGTGACGGCTGCAGCCAAGCCGAAATTGTCGACGGCATGGATATCGCGGCCGAGCACCGCGATGAGGAAGGGCGGCATCTCGTCCTCTCGACGGCGAAGCGCCGCTACCGCCTGAATATTCGCGGCGAGACAACAGAGACCGAACCGCTCGCCTATGTTCTTCCGGGCGACGCATTTTGGGAAACACGAAAGGCCGCCGTTTCCGATTTTCATGATCATTGCCGTCTCGGGCATGTGAAGAAGCTCCCGTTCTGCCTTGCGCCCGGTCCGTCAGAGCACTGGCGTCTGGTCCAATGGCTTCGGTTGCTTGATGCGCTGTCTGGCGGCGCAACCACACGCGAATTGGCCATCGAACTTATCGCCCGCGATACCGGGCAATATTCGGCCGCCGAATGGGATACGTCGAGCGAGCGCAAACGGATTGCTCGCTGGCAGCGACAGGCGCTCGCTATGCGCGACGGCGGCTATATCGCCCTGTTGAGCGGCCACTGATCGGGACATTCGGCAGCAACGCCTTATGTCCGTTCACCCAAGTCCCTGAAAATCTCAAATCTCGCCTCCTGCTCGCCGGGCCAACCCCTTGTGTCCGGCACTTCACAGGAGACGTTTCATGGATGGAGATTTCGTCCCGGTATTCCCGCGCTATGTCAGGACGCCCGATGCTGCCGTGCATTTGGGTCTCTCAGCCCGCACACTTGAAAAGCATCGTTGCTATGGGACGGGGCCAGCCTTTCACAAGCTCGGTCGGCGGATTGTCTATGCCATAGTCGATCTCGATGCCTGGGCGCAAAATGGTCGCCGCAATTCAACATCCGATCCCGGACAAGGCATTTGCCTGTCTGCACGCCCGGTGCGCCGCTGATGCGTTTGGTGAGCCCCCAGCAACAGCCCGACCTGTTCTACTCGATGCCCGGTGACATTGCCGCGCGCGATGCTCAGGATCTGATGTCCTGGCCCTTTTTCAGCCTTGCCAAGTCGCGGCGCTCCGCGCCGATCGACTTCGCAATGGGGGCCACATGGATCTCGGTCGAAGCCGTAGCCGAACACGGCATGGCGACCATCTGGGATGCCGACATTCTGATTTGGGCGGCGAGTCAGCTCGTCGAAGCGCGCGACGCAGGCCGGCCGACATCTCGGCACATTGCCGCCCGTCCGCACGAGATTCTGACCTTCATCGGGCGCGGAACGGGCAAGGACCATTATGAGCGGCTGCGCGCAGCGCTCGACCGCTTGCAATCGACGACCGTTGCCACGTCGATCCGCCAGCAACACCAGCGCCGACGCCACCGCTTCTCCTGGATCAACGAATGGCGGGAGACACTCGACGACCGTGGCCGCGCCATTGGCATCGAGCTCATCCTGCCCGACTGGTTCTATGCGGGTGTGCTTGATCGCGGCCTGATCCTGACGATCGACCGCGCCTATTTTGCGCTGACAGGGGGCGTCGAGCGCTGGCTCTACCGTATCGTGCGCAAGCATGGTGGACATCAGCGCGGTGGCTGGAGCTTCGACGTTCCGCACCTTCATCTCAAATCAGGTGCGCTTTCGCCGCTCAAGCAATTCGCATTCGAGCTGCGGACCATCGTCCGGCGGCAGTCTCTCCCGGGCTACCATCTGAGCCTTGAGCACAGCTTCGGCCGCGAGCGGCTGATCTTCAAACCCATCCCCGTCGACCCGTTCGTTGCCGCTGCCCGGCGCGTCGGTTTCCCTGTGGAGAAGTTGGCATGACATTCGGCCTATTAAAAACCGTCGGACTCGGCCCATCGGAAACCCGATCCTCGGCCTATCGAAAACCGAGACCATGCGGAAACCCGCAGAATTCTGCGGCAAATCGGCGCTCCTCTAACGATGCTAATAGAAAAGAATCCTTCGGATTCTTGCTAACCCTTTTGCAGCCTGTGGATAATCGCGGTGCGACGGGCCTGCTCAACGCCCGCGTCAAGCGTGTCGGGTTCGCGGTGGCAGGAGCGCGGCCATGAGCGAGCCAACTGCGCAGCGGCACAGCTCCTCGCAGGCCATCAGGTCAGCGACAGCAAGCGCGCTTACCGAGGTCGAAGTGACCTGGATCGAGAAGCGCTACGAACAATGGATCCGCTTCGGTCGCATTGCGGCTGACACGATCATCAACCGCCGCACGCGCGTCATCGCCTTCCGTCCCGGCGCGGTCTTCGCTTTCGTGCGCTGGACCTCGAACGACTATG
Coding sequences within:
- a CDS encoding DUF736 domain-containing protein codes for the protein MAKIGNFKMVSGELRGQIVTLALQAKSVRIVAEENTSGNAPTHRVLIGEVEIGAAWKKHTQDDRPYLSVKLDDPSFMAPIFAQLFEAEDGSHDLVWNRPSRRNDH
- a CDS encoding helix-turn-helix domain-containing protein, coding for MAHRAGINRNYVGLLERAANSPTLDTIERLAEELAVDPVRFFEKPGGR
- a CDS encoding DNA -binding domain-containing protein; its protein translation is MSAPEFADEPPQSDRLSAYDERHLVTYLRLLDAEKDEASWEEVVSIIFAIDPASEPDRARRVYDTHLARAKWMTQHGYKHLMVPRTQ
- a CDS encoding transcriptional regulator domain-containing protein; protein product: MEKPPDWRSENYAKAYENYDRTDFAQEFLRRNPEYRDQYAEAVDDAPLALSRLARHWGLVFRCGP
- a CDS encoding DUF2285 domain-containing protein, coding for MDIAAEHRDEEGRHLVLSTAKRRYRLNIRGETTETEPLAYVLPGDAFWETRKAAVSDFHDHCRLGHVKKLPFCLAPGPSEHWRLVQWLRLLDALSGGATTRELAIELIARDTGQYSAAEWDTSSERKRIARWQRQALAMRDGGYIALLSGH
- a CDS encoding AlpA family transcriptional regulator gives rise to the protein MDGDFVPVFPRYVRTPDAAVHLGLSARTLEKHRCYGTGPAFHKLGRRIVYAIVDLDAWAQNGRRNSTSDPGQGICLSARPVRR
- a CDS encoding replication initiator protein A, which codes for MRLVSPQQQPDLFYSMPGDIAARDAQDLMSWPFFSLAKSRRSAPIDFAMGATWISVEAVAEHGMATIWDADILIWAASQLVEARDAGRPTSRHIAARPHEILTFIGRGTGKDHYERLRAALDRLQSTTVATSIRQQHQRRRHRFSWINEWRETLDDRGRAIGIELILPDWFYAGVLDRGLILTIDRAYFALTGGVERWLYRIVRKHGGHQRGGWSFDVPHLHLKSGALSPLKQFAFELRTIVRRQSLPGYHLSLEHSFGRERLIFKPIPVDPFVAAARRVGFPVEKLA